DNA from Onychomys torridus unplaced genomic scaffold, mOncTor1.1, whole genome shotgun sequence:
CTAAACATTTACACACATTTCCTTTTATGTCCTCCTGTGTGAGGAAGAGCGTCGTCACCAAGTGTTCTTTTTGGTCATGGGCGGTCACCAAGTGCCTGTGCAATGGTTTCACACCCACTGGATCCTATTCAGGGTGCAGGCCTGTGAGGACACTGCTGGGGCTGTGTCTCCGTATAGTTCACAAGCACGTGTTGGCACGCCTCCACTGTAGTCAGCCCCGCTGGACTCACACTGCTCTTCCTTGCTATTCTGATGACAAGATTCCTGGGGTTTCAACAAACCAGGTCTTTCTTCTCGTTCAAAACAGACGAGGAGCGACCTAGCTAGAGACTCTAGTTCCCCATGATCAGGGGGTTTATTCCCACCGTGGCCAGCAGAAGCAGCAGGCCCGAGGAAGTCACTGTGAAGCTTGTGCACCAGGCTgcagatggtttcagtacagcTTCTGAGACAATGCAGGTCACTGGGGCACCCTACataagagggaaggaaaaagagggtTACCCTTTCCAGGCGTCAGCTGGTATTATCACAGCTGACCTTTAACAACTCCAAACCACTGAAGGTTTTTCTGCTAAAGTGCCTCGTGGACAAGCACTTGGCTTCCCTGACTGTGCAGGCAGAAGTGTGGACTTGGGTTCCATGGAACCCAACAGCCCAAGCTCCTACACTGGTAACTAATCTCACTGGAGTAGTCATCAGTGAGTTAGTCATAGCTCAGGCTTAGAGAGAGGGGGAGACACGTCTGGGACTTGGATTACACAGTCCCAGTTCCAGACCCCACTCGGGGTGCATACCTCTAAGTGCGGATGTAATCATCTCAATGGTTTTCTCCAAGCAGTATTTTAACTTCAGGAATTCTGATGCAAGAGTTAGCATCTTGGAACCTTGTTGTCTAGAACCTTCTTGTACTTGAGTTCTGAAGCTTTtctgtataaacaaaatatttaaaatatagatacAATAGACTATATGGCTGGAAATTtagtcaaaattattttaattgcccAGAAATTTATCATTAGTTTATAATATACAATGAAACTACATCAATAACAAATTACACTGAAAATGTTTAATTTCCTCACCAGagcaaatatttcatttctataaGCAAgatcaaaatacaaaatgaacaatgattacttttaaaaagcaataagaatttaattttaacttaatttaaatcCAAGCCCTAACATCCCAGCACGTAGGAGCAGAATAAAGCATCAGTGCCATGGTGTCCAGCACCATAAAAGGCTAACATTTCATTTCAAAGAGTTTCGTTTCCCAGTGTTCCCTTTAAACAGTTACTCAACTAGTTCAGTCATGGGCACGGCTGTCCTTGTCAGCACGCTGACTATATACTCCAGTCCCCTTTTCTATAAAGTGAGAGCTGTGACGTGAGACCACTTTAATTCAACTCCATTCGACACTATTTGATCGTTAATCATTAAATGTGGTTTTTAGCCTACAATGACTATACTCAGGCAAAAGCTGGCAGCCCCACGCCGGTAACTATGAAACAGATGGTGCATTAGGAAGTTCCTGCGCCGTCAGGAACCCGTTAGTAACACTCGTGCATTAAGACCACAAAAGGAAAACTAGAAAACAAGTATGCTTCGTTAACACGCTCAACAT
Protein-coding regions in this window:
- the LOC118575098 gene encoding kinesin-like protein KIF14, producing METRVTGRTPVRPVLARPYPTLVERGVAVLTGCCSDISSMVREAQNKAVQMMEQAVQRVGQLAVLKGSKLCFLENGNRISSAQAFTAALQDGVAAGMRSLLDSGLEKAQALKRDLSRQSAHEEVTKRMKASALALVSSLADIFAEWRLKSFRTQVQEGSRQQGSKMLTLASEFLKLKYCLEKTIEMITSALRGCPSDLHCLRSCTETICSLVHKLHSDFLGPAASAGHGGNKPPDHGELESLARSLLVCFEREERPGLLKPQESCHQNSKEEQCESSGADYSGGVPTRACELYGDTAPAVSSQACTLNRIQWV